The following proteins come from a genomic window of Candidatus Bathyarchaeota archaeon:
- a CDS encoding FAD-dependent oxidoreductase, with protein MAATSRDFKNKLRLPPCRAACPADVNVQGYIALIQQGKFRESVELIRKSMPFPAICGRVCFSPCQDACIRKEIDKPVGIRYLKRLAADIEREQGRIKANPIPKIHIEKVAIIGAGPAGLSAAYELAKLGYPISVFELMPEAGGMMRYGIPDHRLRKYVVSNEIAYIQDLGVEIKTGIKFGKDVQLDTLRNNGYKAVFVAIGMQLSLKLRIPGEDLEGVFHAVEFLRDVSKGKSFDIREKVVVIGGGNSAIDAARTSLRLGAKDVTILYRRSRKEMPALPYEIEAAKKEGVKFQFLVAPRQIIGERRRVKTVECLRMELGEPDASGRRRPVPIQGSEHTYDVDTVIPAIGQLAETSSLPSILLDERGRLISVDPLTLETKISGVFAGGEITTGPASVIEAIGAGKQAAVSIDRYLNGKDLRAGREKEVEDTTWVKDWKKITKKPERYTSLDIDVGRCKVSFDEATELLAKNKEVAILEARRCLGCGPCTECLGNEGLCEADKAVVDETLCTGCNVCAVVCPYGAIKKNEMEVAQVDESLCKGCGICSANCPERAISMKQFSFAQILTDVTTALGRNSI; from the coding sequence ATGGCAGCAACTAGTCGCGATTTCAAGAACAAACTGAGACTACCACCATGTCGTGCCGCGTGCCCCGCGGATGTGAATGTTCAAGGATATATTGCCTTAATTCAGCAAGGCAAGTTCAGAGAATCAGTGGAGCTTATAAGAAAGAGTATGCCCTTTCCAGCAATTTGTGGTAGGGTTTGTTTTAGTCCTTGTCAAGATGCGTGTATAAGAAAGGAAATCGATAAACCTGTGGGTATTCGTTATTTAAAGCGGCTTGCTGCAGATATTGAACGAGAACAAGGGAGAATAAAAGCAAATCCCATACCCAAAATACATATCGAAAAAGTAGCGATAATTGGTGCTGGACCAGCAGGATTGAGTGCTGCGTACGAACTCGCAAAACTCGGCTATCCAATCTCAGTTTTTGAGCTCATGCCCGAAGCTGGCGGCATGATGAGGTATGGTATCCCCGATCATCGTTTACGAAAATATGTCGTGTCAAATGAAATAGCATACATCCAAGACCTAGGTGTAGAAATCAAGACAGGTATAAAATTTGGCAAAGACGTTCAACTAGATACCTTACGAAACAACGGTTACAAAGCTGTATTCGTAGCCATCGGGATGCAACTAAGTCTAAAACTTAGGATACCAGGTGAGGATTTAGAGGGCGTTTTTCACGCCGTTGAGTTTCTAAGAGATGTCTCAAAAGGTAAATCCTTTGATATACGTGAAAAAGTTGTGGTCATTGGAGGAGGCAACAGTGCTATCGATGCTGCTCGTACCTCATTAAGACTTGGGGCGAAAGACGTTACGATTCTTTACCGTCGTTCACGAAAGGAAATGCCAGCGCTTCCTTATGAAATAGAAGCCGCCAAGAAAGAAGGAGTGAAGTTCCAATTCCTTGTTGCACCTAGACAAATTATCGGAGAAAGGAGAAGGGTTAAAACTGTTGAATGTTTGAGGATGGAGCTAGGCGAACCTGATGCAAGCGGTAGAAGACGTCCAGTGCCAATCCAAGGATCTGAACATACATATGATGTAGATACGGTAATTCCCGCAATCGGTCAACTGGCAGAAACTTCATCTTTACCATCAATACTTCTAGATGAACGTGGACGTTTAATTTCTGTTGATCCATTAACGCTTGAAACCAAGATTTCTGGTGTTTTTGCGGGAGGCGAAATAACGACTGGTCCCGCGAGTGTCATCGAGGCTATAGGGGCAGGTAAGCAAGCGGCAGTGTCAATTGACCGTTATCTGAATGGCAAGGATTTGAGGGCTGGAAGGGAAAAAGAAGTTGAGGATACAACTTGGGTTAAAGACTGGAAAAAGATAACGAAAAAGCCTGAAAGATATACAAGCTTGGATATAGATGTGGGTAGATGTAAAGTTAGTTTCGATGAGGCTACTGAACTTTTAGCGAAAAATAAGGAAGTAGCCATTCTTGAAGCTCGAAGGTGTCTTGGATGCGGTCCGTGCACGGAGTGTCTCGGAAATGAAGGTTTGTGTGAAGCTGATAAAGCAGTGGTTGATGAAACTTTGTGCACTGGTTGCAATGTTTGTGCAGTAGTTTGTCCCTATGGTGCGATAAAAAAGAACGAAATGGAGGTTGCACAGGTCGACGAGAGCCTATGTAAGGGCTGTGGCATTTGCAGTGCAAATTGTCCCGAACGAGCGATTTCGATGAAGCAATTTTCGTTTGCCCAAATTTTGACTGATGTTACAACTGCTCTGGGGAGAAATTCTATATGA
- a CDS encoding hydrogenase iron-sulfur subunit: MTEKENFEPKIIGFLCNWCAYAGADLAGVSRIQYPPNIRIIRVMCSGRVDPAFILEAFKDGADGVLVAGCHLPSDCHYISGNFKALRRVTLLKRVLKTLGIEPERLRLEWVSASEGEKFATIVRDMVKQIKQLGPNPLKKNGSKVQ, encoded by the coding sequence ATGACCGAAAAGGAAAACTTCGAACCAAAGATAATCGGTTTCCTCTGTAACTGGTGTGCCTATGCAGGCGCAGACCTTGCAGGTGTAAGCCGAATCCAATATCCGCCAAACATAAGAATAATCCGCGTTATGTGCAGTGGCAGAGTAGACCCCGCTTTCATTCTAGAAGCTTTCAAGGATGGCGCTGACGGAGTTCTTGTTGCAGGTTGTCATCTTCCCTCCGACTGCCACTACATTAGCGGGAACTTCAAAGCATTAAGAAGAGTAACTCTTCTAAAGAGGGTCTTAAAGACCTTGGGGATAGAACCAGAACGTTTGCGGTTGGAATGGGTTTCAGCAAGTGAAGGGGAAAAGTTTGCGACCATAGTACGGGACATGGTTAAACAAATAAAGCAACTCGGGCCAAACCCGCTAAAGAAAAATGGAAGCAAGGTTCAATGA
- a CDS encoding hydrogenase iron-sulfur subunit — MTFRPKIIGFVCNWSLPKEVTIANPLGLQGAPKMHIVRVMCVGRIDPIIVLNTFAKGADGVLVIGCHSPDCHYIEGNLQAEQKIKMLKKLLSLAGLNQERLQLSLTYTAEIERFIKIIDDFRSHLMTLGQSPLAGEKPDEKVLLNVCAARNAAADFHLRVLLGRERELTEAVNVYGETIQQEEFDDLLNKIVKEGFIQHKIHILTERKPLSVKELASVIDEKPASVLHHIVDMRTKGMISLDHVEKTTPLYKALEVQ; from the coding sequence ATGACGTTCAGACCTAAAATCATTGGTTTTGTGTGTAACTGGAGCCTGCCTAAAGAAGTGACCATCGCAAACCCACTTGGACTACAAGGGGCCCCAAAAATGCACATCGTACGAGTAATGTGTGTTGGTAGAATTGATCCAATTATCGTGCTGAATACATTTGCCAAGGGTGCAGATGGTGTTTTGGTAATTGGTTGTCACTCACCTGATTGCCACTATATTGAAGGAAATCTTCAAGCTGAACAGAAAATCAAGATGCTGAAGAAGCTTCTCTCACTGGCTGGTCTTAACCAGGAGCGCCTGCAATTAAGCTTGACCTATACAGCTGAGATTGAACGCTTCATAAAGATTATTGATGATTTTAGAAGTCATCTAATGACCTTGGGGCAATCTCCTTTGGCTGGGGAAAAACCAGATGAAAAAGTTCTGTTGAATGTCTGTGCAGCTAGAAATGCTGCAGCAGATTTTCATTTGAGAGTTCTATTGGGAAGGGAAAGGGAGTTAACAGAGGCTGTGAATGTTTATGGGGAGACAATCCAGCAGGAAGAATTTGACGATTTACTCAATAAAATTGTTAAAGAAGGGTTCATCCAGCACAAAATACATATTCTAACTGAAAGGAAGCCACTGTCAGTTAAGGAACTCGCATCAGTTATTGATGAAAAACCTGCTTCAGTTCTTCACCATATTGTAGACATGCGCACGAAAGGAATGATATCATTAGACCATGTTGAAAAAACAACCCCGCTTTACAAGGCGTTGGAGGTTCAATAA
- a CDS encoding CoB--CoM heterodisulfide reductase iron-sulfur subunit A family protein, whose protein sequence is MTEEKVGAVLVVGGGIGGIQAALDLANSGFKVYLLDQSPSIGGVMAQLDKTFPTNDCSMCILAPKLVATGRHANINLITNGEITNLSGKAGNFKVRVRKRSRYINEEKCNGCGLCAQKCPVKAVDTFNEGLSNRSAIYVEYPQAVPLKFIIDREKCIGCGTCQEICKAKAIEYDQQDSEVTLVVGSIILAPGFEPFDARLKSEYNYGRFPNVVTSIEFERILSASGPYGGLVLRPSDGEIPKKIAFIQCVGSRDAQLGNNYCSAVCCMYGIKEAIIAKEHVPIKLNCTVFYMDIRAYGKDFDAYYNRAKEEHKIRFVRSRIASISEDPSTNNLYLCYVENGTPKSEEFDMVILSIGMLPPKKAENLANLLGIKLNKYSFCHTNIFSPVETSKQGIFVCGAFAAPKDIPESVAQASGAAAKAMSLIASERGKEIVERKYPLERDITKEEPRIGVFVCHCGINIGGIVNVPEVVEFAKKLPNVVFAEANLYTCSQDTQESMRERIKEFNINRVIVASCTPRTHEPLFRETVREAGLNPYLFEMVNIRDQCSWVHMHEPEKATDKAKGLVRSIVAKVQLLKPLRNPIIDVTPVGLIIGGGVSGMTAALELAQQGFEVHLVEREKDLGGHLRRIYYILEGEDPKKYLNQLIRKVMENDKIHVYLGAEVTDVVGFVGNFKSKIFYKGEEKEVENGIVIVATGAVEYKPVEYLYGKAPNVITQHELEEKITKGEFNAENIVMIQCVGSRTEKRPNCSRICCGQAIKNALKIKEINPETDVYILYKDVRIYGFKEDYYREAAAKGVIFINYDDDRKPKVTNEDGKLKITFWEPIIKEDIEIEPDIIALSAATIPNPDNKRISEMLKVPLTKDGFFLEAHMKLRPVDFQTDGVFLCGMAHSPKFIDESISQACAAAARAATILSKKTLEMEGIVANVDEDLCSGCKICENLCPYSAIEIKERNGEVTTHIIEALCKGCGVCGAACPTKAITLGHFTTEEMMAQVKATLMEEVKA, encoded by the coding sequence ATGACTGAAGAAAAAGTTGGGGCTGTTCTTGTAGTTGGGGGAGGAATCGGTGGAATCCAAGCAGCCTTAGACCTTGCGAACTCTGGTTTCAAGGTATACCTACTTGACCAGTCACCAAGCATAGGCGGCGTGATGGCGCAGCTTGACAAGACATTTCCAACAAACGACTGTTCAATGTGCATTCTTGCACCTAAACTTGTGGCAACTGGGAGACATGCAAACATAAACTTGATAACAAATGGAGAAATCACAAACTTAAGTGGTAAAGCTGGGAACTTCAAGGTAAGAGTTCGAAAAAGAAGTCGTTATATAAACGAAGAGAAGTGCAACGGTTGTGGACTTTGTGCACAAAAATGCCCAGTGAAGGCAGTAGACACATTCAACGAAGGATTAAGCAATAGGAGTGCCATTTACGTCGAATACCCACAGGCTGTTCCTTTAAAGTTCATAATTGACCGCGAAAAATGTATAGGATGCGGGACTTGCCAGGAAATCTGCAAAGCAAAGGCGATAGAATACGACCAACAAGATAGCGAGGTAACCTTGGTAGTGGGGTCAATTATTCTTGCACCTGGATTCGAACCATTTGACGCAAGGCTTAAAAGCGAATATAATTACGGGCGTTTTCCAAATGTTGTTACGAGCATAGAATTCGAACGTATCTTGAGCGCATCAGGACCATATGGTGGGCTTGTCTTAAGGCCTTCTGATGGTGAAATCCCCAAAAAAATAGCTTTTATTCAATGTGTCGGTTCCAGAGATGCTCAGCTTGGCAATAACTACTGTTCTGCCGTATGCTGCATGTATGGCATTAAAGAAGCGATAATAGCCAAAGAACATGTGCCAATCAAACTGAATTGCACGGTTTTTTACATGGACATCCGTGCCTATGGAAAAGATTTTGACGCTTATTACAACCGTGCCAAAGAAGAACATAAAATAAGGTTTGTAAGGTCAAGAATTGCTAGCATTTCAGAAGACCCGTCAACAAATAACCTCTACTTGTGTTACGTTGAAAACGGAACGCCAAAAAGCGAGGAATTCGACATGGTAATTCTATCCATTGGAATGCTACCTCCTAAAAAAGCTGAAAATTTAGCTAATTTGCTAGGAATAAAACTGAATAAATACAGTTTCTGCCATACAAACATTTTCTCACCTGTCGAGACTTCGAAACAAGGCATATTTGTTTGTGGAGCATTTGCCGCCCCAAAAGATATTCCAGAAAGTGTTGCACAAGCGAGCGGTGCAGCAGCTAAGGCCATGAGCCTAATTGCCTCTGAAAGGGGAAAGGAAATAGTTGAGAGGAAATACCCCTTAGAACGAGACATAACTAAAGAAGAGCCACGTATAGGCGTCTTCGTCTGTCACTGTGGAATAAATATTGGTGGGATAGTGAATGTTCCCGAAGTTGTGGAATTTGCTAAAAAACTGCCAAATGTTGTCTTTGCAGAAGCGAATCTCTATACTTGTTCGCAAGATACACAGGAAAGCATGAGAGAAAGAATCAAGGAGTTTAACATAAATAGGGTCATTGTAGCTTCATGCACACCCAGAACTCATGAACCGCTGTTCAGAGAAACTGTGCGTGAGGCTGGCTTAAATCCATACTTATTTGAGATGGTAAATATACGGGATCAATGCAGTTGGGTGCACATGCACGAACCAGAAAAAGCAACAGATAAAGCCAAAGGACTGGTTCGGTCGATTGTTGCAAAAGTTCAGCTATTAAAACCTTTGAGAAATCCGATAATAGATGTGACACCTGTAGGCTTAATTATCGGCGGCGGGGTTTCCGGCATGACTGCTGCCCTAGAACTTGCTCAACAAGGCTTTGAAGTTCACCTTGTGGAACGTGAAAAGGATCTAGGTGGGCATCTACGCAGAATCTACTATATCCTCGAAGGCGAGGACCCTAAGAAGTACTTGAATCAGCTAATAAGAAAAGTCATGGAGAACGACAAGATCCATGTCTATCTAGGCGCAGAGGTCACTGATGTCGTCGGGTTCGTCGGTAACTTCAAGTCTAAAATATTTTACAAAGGTGAAGAGAAAGAAGTTGAAAATGGGATAGTAATAGTTGCCACAGGTGCAGTTGAATATAAACCCGTGGAATACCTGTACGGAAAAGCTCCAAACGTCATTACGCAACATGAGTTGGAAGAAAAAATTACAAAGGGCGAGTTCAACGCTGAAAACATTGTCATGATTCAATGCGTAGGCTCTAGAACTGAGAAAAGACCTAACTGTTCGAGAATATGCTGCGGGCAAGCGATAAAGAACGCCTTAAAAATCAAAGAAATAAATCCTGAAACTGACGTTTACATATTATACAAGGACGTGAGAATCTATGGTTTCAAAGAAGATTACTATCGAGAAGCAGCAGCAAAAGGTGTAATTTTCATTAACTATGATGACGACAGAAAGCCCAAAGTAACAAACGAAGATGGGAAGCTTAAGATAACATTTTGGGAACCTATAATAAAAGAGGATATCGAAATAGAACCCGACATCATTGCTCTAAGCGCGGCTACCATTCCAAATCCAGACAACAAACGCATATCAGAAATGCTTAAAGTACCATTAACAAAAGACGGATTCTTCTTGGAAGCTCATATGAAGCTTAGACCTGTAGACTTTCAAACTGATGGAGTTTTTCTATGTGGAATGGCGCACTCACCGAAGTTTATTGACGAAAGCATATCACAAGCATGTGCAGCAGCAGCTAGAGCCGCAACAATCCTTTCCAAGAAGACACTTGAAATGGAAGGAATAGTTGCAAATGTGGATGAAGATTTATGTAGTGGCTGCAAAATTTGTGAAAATCTATGTCCCTATAGCGCAATAGAAATAAAAGAGAGAAATGGAGAAGTAACCACACACATAATTGAAGCCTTATGCAAAGGCTGCGGAGTATGCGGAGCAGCATGTCCGACAAAAGCCATTACACTAGGGCATTTCACTACCGAAGAAATGATGGCTCAAGTTAAAGCCACTTTGATGGAGGAAGTAAAAGCATGA